ACGCATTCAGCTTCAAGCGCGTCGTTAGCGACTTTTATATCCCTCTTATAGTTGCAGTCCATTGCTTTCTGGCAGACAGCTGATGTTAGATCCCCGATCTGAAGTATGCTCTCTATTAAATGGCGAGGTATTTCGCTTCTAAACTTCACAAGCTCAGCGGTGCTTATTGCGATCTTCTCAGCATGGTCAGCTATGCTCTCCAAGAGCTGGACGATAGCTCGGTTATCGGGGATCTCTAATATGTCGGAAATGCCTATACTCTGGGCGAGGCTTCGATCCTCCTGTGCTAATAGGAGGAGGCGGATAATAAGCCAGTAGAGCATATCAGCCTCATCTTCCCTGCGTAGGGCATCCTGCGCCAGTTCGGGTTTATCTTCACTTAAGGCTTGTAAGGCTTCGGAGTACATAGTGGACGCTATCACATATAGCCTCCGCATCAGCGTGTCTATGGGAAACTTTGCAGGGTCGATAGAGCACTGGAGAGTTATGCGGTTTGGGGTCTCCTCTATTATGCCTACACCCATCAGCCGCCTCGTAGCTTCCCTAATTTCCTGTAAGTGTTCGCTACTTACCCGCCCTGAAGGAGAAAAGATTATGATAGTATCTCGTCCCAAGATGTAGTTTCCAATTATGATGCGCTCCAATATTCGAGGCTCATCACATAAATCGGAGTTTATCTGGAAATCTACTTTAACCTTCTTGGATTCCGCTAGTGCACTGGTGATTACTCTTAGGGAGCCGTCGTTTTCTTGTATGAATAGTACTATGTCACCCTGCTTTAGGCCTGCCTCCTTCACCCAGCGGCTTGGGAGGGAGACGCTTAGAGTGGAGTAGCCTACTTTCTGAACTCTTCTACTTTCCACGTAAACTCACACCTACCCTACACGGTTATTATTCCCTTCTCTTTTTATATATTTTTTTATAATTATTTCTACTAGTTTCTTTATAATCTAATTAATCTATAGAATTTTTTCATAGTTTATAGAATAGTTTCAGAACATTAAACCTTCGTGGAAAATTAGCAGCCCATCTCCACATTCTACCAACTAACCCGGTGCCGACGCGGTAAATACCCAGACCTCGGTTTAACTGCGACACATAACCTTCAGCGAACCATCTCTAAGAGCGTCAGGCTCCAGATCTTCTCAACGATGTAAATACGTATATTCATTATGAGACTTTCTTTCAAGTTTTTGGGGGTGATCTCAACAAACTTATAACTGCCGTAGAAAGCCCTATCAACACGGAAAACCTTCTCGATATTAGCGTTTAAGTTAAAGATGACCGCCTCTATCTTGCTATCTTTGGCTATGGGCTGTAACTCGGCGAAATCAGCACATCCTCTGTCAAGGATCGTACGTTTGATCCGAAATAATTCGCTCTTTGGAGTCATTAATAACGTGCTATAAATCAGACTTTATAAGCGTTCTGAACTATCTGGCAGAATACCTGAGATCGAACCTCACTTCAAATTGACTCCTCTTCTTCTGCGTGTGTAGACTCGTTCTCTTCTTTGGAGAGGATCTTATGGTATAAGGCCTCTACTTTATCGTAGACTCCACTTAAATATTCCCTGGATAGGTAAAGGGCCACCAAAGAGGCTATTGCTAGGAATATAATGATTGATTTTGTTAACCGGCTGAATAATGGGGCAATCAATAAGGGGGTAACTACTATCGAGAATACAATGATAATCACAATCACGAGAACTCTAATGAGGTTTTGAGCGATACGATGCGTATATCTGTCTCCGCTTTGATTATAAGGAGAAGCCTTCGACTTGAGGAGTTCACCGGCGAGATCTGTTAAGCGTCCAAGGTTGCGGAGCATCATCATTACGAAAGGGGCGACTAAGGCAGTTGCGACACCTGCGAGAATTATGTCCAAATACGCCTCATAGAAGGCGAACTGCCCGCTAACATGGGTGTATGCAATCTGAAGTAGGATTACGATAAGGGCGATGACTGAAATGTCGGCGAAGATCCTCCGGATGGTCCTTCTAAGGGCGATAGAGGCAGAGCCTCGGCCTCCAGCCGCCTGTCTCAGGTTGTACATCCAGACAGTATAGTTTGATAAGTAGGTTTTCAAGCCTTTGGGGGCAAACTTAGATATGCTGCTAGCTATTTGTGGAGACTTCTTTATGAAGTAGGGTGTGAAAAGGGTTGTTACAACCGCTACGAATATGGAGATTGGATAGAGGAAGCCGCTGGCCACTCCGGAGTCTTTCCCGATCTTTGCTACGACGAAAGAGAACTCCCCCACATTCGACTTCCCCATGCCGACCCGTAGGGCAGTCTTACCATCATATCCGCTCAGAAGAGTTCCGAGGCTACAGGTAAAAATCTTGCCCGCGATGTTTACCAGAGTTATAATCAATGCGGGTATCAATAGAGGCATAAATACTGAAAAGTCGAATAACATCCCTATCGATATGAAGAAAAGGGCTGCGAACATATTTCTAATAGGTTGCGTCAACCTCGCAATTTCGCCAGCATGCCTAGACTCCGCGAGAACCGCCCCTACCAGAAAGGCTCCAGCGGCGGTGGAGAAACCTAACCAGAAGGTGGATAGGGCAGCTCCGAAACACAGCCCCAGAACAGCGAGGACAAGCACCTCAGCTACATGAAACTTTGCAATATAATCAATAAGCCTGGGTATGAGCGCATGGCCGAGTGTTAAGAAGGCACCGACGAATATCGCCAACTTTAGGATGATTCCACCAACTTCAAGGTACGATACGGTACCCATTGTTCCTATACCTGAAAGGATTGCGATGATTATAATGATGCCGAAGTCTTCAACGACTAATATGCCGAATATAATCTGGGAGGAGAGTTCCTGCATACACTTCATATCCTCCAAGACTTTGACCAGGATAGCTGTACTGCTGACGCAGATTATGGCGCCTAAGAAGATAGAGTCCATAGGCGACCAGCCGAATAAGATGCCAAGATAGTAACCAATAGCGATCATCAGGGGCATCTCGATTCCACCTGTAACCATCGCTACGAGGCTCACATTTCGGAGTTTCTTTACGCTGAACTCTAGGCCGAGGAAGAAAAGAAGAAGGATTACACCCAGCTCTGCCAGTAGCCTGATGGCGTCGACATTTTTAACAAGAACGAATGGTGATATTGAGGAGCCGAAGGCCATCCCTGCAACCAGATAGCCCAAAATCGTCGGCTGTTTAATTTGGTGGAATAGAACTGTGATAAGAGAAGCTACCACCACAATGATAGTGATATCAGTGACAAACTCGATCTCGGCAACCAATGGAAAATACCATAAATATTTTTTTCGCTCCTAACATAAAAAGAATTCCTAAAACTGTGGGTTGCCATAGTTTAAGGTTTCAGAATAGAATATTTAGGGACGGTGAGATGGCTGAGGTTTCATCTTGGATCCCTCAGTAATTTAACGCATCTTCTCTTTTAGTTCGTCTAGAAGCTTTCTGGCTGACGTGAGCTCTAAGGAGCAAATCTTCTTCTCAGCATCCATCCACATATCCTCTGTAAGTCTTCCGGGGTAGCCGAGCTGCGTATACTCGTAGGCTTGGAAGGCCATCTCCAATTTGTCAGCAGCCTCAACTATTTTTGTCTCAACCGAGTCTCCCTCCCTATACTGCCTCCAGATCTCCCAGTATCTCTCCCGCAGCTCTGCCGGAATTTCCGCGAAGAGATCAGCAAGTACGGCTTTCTCAACCTCCCGCTTCGTCTTGGAGTTAGGGCTCAGGTAGCTCCAAGCCTCCTTATCTATATCCTTCAGTATTACTTCTGGGAGGTCATGGATGATAGCCATTCTAAGGATCAGATCGGAGTCTACCTTAAGCTTCGGAGTCTCCAGGTCGACGAGGAGCATAGCTATGAAGGCTGTTCTAAGCGTGTGCTCAGCTATTGACTCCACATCCCCTCTTCCAATGCCCTTCGTCAGCCAACCGGTTCGCAGGTGGCGTTTAAGTTGGCTGAATCTCAGAATAAGTTCCACTAGACTCATCCCACCATATCACCTTTGCTCCCCTTAAGACCCTGAGGTCATATTAGACTTAGGGTATAGTCTAATCAGACGATAACTAACCAGACTATGGAAATGAAGACTAAAGTTAAGGCTTGACATCTCGGGCAGGGGCGGGGTGTCAATAAGCCATTTACAGTCTTCACGGCAACCTAACGTGGTCTATACTACCGCCTCAGATGGTTTCTCTGCGATCTTCTTCAGTTGGCGTCGATACATTTCCACAATCTCTTTGACGGTTGTTGCATCCTCTGGCGCCTTGTCGTTTCGGTAATTCCCAGTGAAGCGGGGGAACCTCACCGCCAACCCGCTACCCTTTCTAATTATATCCATCCCAGCTGGGTGGATTGGGCTCAAAGTTATCTCAGCGCCTATAATCTCAAGGACTACCGCGGGGATGAACCAGACATCTGCTTTCAGCTGAGACTCTACCCTCGCATGGCGGTGGTCTATCTTATA
This genomic interval from Candidatus Bathyarchaeia archaeon contains the following:
- a CDS encoding phosphate uptake regulator PhoU, encoding MESRRVQKVGYSTLSVSLPSRWVKEAGLKQGDIVLFIQENDGSLRVITSALAESKKVKVDFQINSDLCDEPRILERIIIGNYILGRDTIIIFSPSGRVSSEHLQEIREATRRLMGVGIIEETPNRITLQCSIDPAKFPIDTLMRRLYVIASTMYSEALQALSEDKPELAQDALRREDEADMLYWLIIRLLLLAQEDRSLAQSIGISDILEIPDNRAIVQLLESIADHAEKIAISTAELVKFRSEIPRHLIESILQIGDLTSAVCQKAMDCNYKRDIKVANDALEAECVVESAEERLTSILPKEISNPYILTHLRSVIYSLRRIAELGATITLIAIDKALEKPSKLCAPTS
- a CDS encoding cation:proton antiporter, encoding MVAEIEFVTDITIIVVVASLITVLFHQIKQPTILGYLVAGMAFGSSISPFVLVKNVDAIRLLAELGVILLLFFLGLEFSVKKLRNVSLVAMVTGGIEMPLMIAIGYYLGILFGWSPMDSIFLGAIICVSSTAILVKVLEDMKCMQELSSQIIFGILVVEDFGIIIIIAILSGIGTMGTVSYLEVGGIILKLAIFVGAFLTLGHALIPRLIDYIAKFHVAEVLVLAVLGLCFGAALSTFWLGFSTAAGAFLVGAVLAESRHAGEIARLTQPIRNMFAALFFISIGMLFDFSVFMPLLIPALIITLVNIAGKIFTCSLGTLLSGYDGKTALRVGMGKSNVGEFSFVVAKIGKDSGVASGFLYPISIFVAVVTTLFTPYFIKKSPQIASSISKFAPKGLKTYLSNYTVWMYNLRQAAGGRGSASIALRRTIRRIFADISVIALIVILLQIAYTHVSGQFAFYEAYLDIILAGVATALVAPFVMMMLRNLGRLTDLAGELLKSKASPYNQSGDRYTHRIAQNLIRVLVIVIIIVFSIVVTPLLIAPLFSRLTKSIIIFLAIASLVALYLSREYLSGVYDKVEALYHKILSKEENESTHAEEEESI
- a CDS encoding HD domain-containing protein, whose translation is MSLVELILRFSQLKRHLRTGWLTKGIGRGDVESIAEHTLRTAFIAMLLVDLETPKLKVDSDLILRMAIIHDLPEVILKDIDKEAWSYLSPNSKTKREVEKAVLADLFAEIPAELRERYWEIWRQYREGDSVETKIVEAADKLEMAFQAYEYTQLGYPGRLTEDMWMDAEKKICSLELTSARKLLDELKEKMR